The genome window ACGTGCCATCGAGGTCCACGATTCCGGCTGGGCGATCTTCGATTCCGAGGACAGGAGCGGCCCCGCCCCGATCGTCAACCGGCGCGGGAAGCCGGTGTCTTTCTTGGAAATCGAGCCGGCGGACTTCCTGCACGCCTGGACGGCTTCGATTGACCGCGCCGAAAGCGTGTGCCCGGCCGGAGGCTACACGGTTTCGCGACACTTTTGCGCGCTCGGAGAAGGGCGGCTTGGCGCGAGAATCGATACCCCGGAAGATTCCGCCCTCATCCAGGCGTTCCTGCACTATGAAGGCAAGCGCCGCTGCCATCTCCAGCCGTTGACCGGACGTTCCACCGGCGAACTGGAGAATATTCTGCTCGTGTTGCAATTCTGCGATCTTTTGTCGCTCTACCTGTGTTGCGGCGCATCCGACGCGGTGGAATTTCCGCAACCGTTTGCGCCCGGCAGAATCCGGGCGCGCCGCGAGAAACAGGTGTTCATCCTGGAGCCGTCGCCTTTTCGCAAAACCAAGGACGATGCGGAACTCAGCCTGGCAGTGGAAGCGCGGCGGTGCCCTTCCCGCGTCGCACCCAATACCACCACGCTCGCATTCCTGTTGTGCTGACCCGGACGGCCGCTGGCCAAAGGGGAATTGTCAAAGCGCCCAACATCGTGCAATATGCGCGGGAATGGCAACGTCGCACAAAAGACAGATGCCGCACAACGTCCTGCAGGAATACCTGCAAGCGCTGGCCGACACTTCGGATGAGGACCTCACCCAGCGCCAGCACCGGCTTCTGCTTTCCTATGCGGAATTGCAGTACCAGTTGCACGGAGGCGGGCGCTGCGCGGTCTGCCAAACCTCGGTGCGACACGTGCTTCCGGTCCGGGCCGAGCACCGGGACGGAACCATCGCGGAGTTCCAATGCCTCTGCACGCGATGCCTGGAGGGCGAGCGGATGATCTCAACTCGGGTGACCCTCACGGTCGGTCAAGCGCACCTGGAATACACCGCTGGCACCGGCGTTCCACGCAACAAGACTTTCCGCGCCTACACCTGACTTTTATTTTTTCTTGATTTCCGAGACGAGCTCATTGGCGATCTGGTCGATCGTCTGCAGCGCCGCGCGGCTGCTGATGTTGTGATTGTTCACCATAATCGAGAACGCAATCAGCTGTCCTCCCAATGTGGTCGCGTAACCGGAGAGGGCATTCACGTTCTTCAGCGACCCCGTCTTGCCGTGAATTCTTCCCTGCGCCGGCGTGCCGCGGAAGCGCTCGGTCAGAGAGCCATCCACGCCCGCTACCGGGAGCGTATCGGCAAACTGCGGTCCCCAACTCTGCTTGCCGTCATAAACCAGCAGCTTGACGATCGCGTGCGGCGTGACCAGGTTCTGCCGCGACAGCCCCGAACCATCGTAGAAGGCATACTCGTCAGAGCGGATGTCGGCCTGCGACAGGAAGCCGCGCACGACTTCCGAACCCGCTTCGATGGTGCCGGCGGTGCCTTTCTCCCGCCCCAACAGCCGCAGCATGAGTTCGGCGTGCAGGTTTTGGCTGATTTTGTTGATCAACCTCAGGTCCGAGAGTAGGGGCTGGGATTGGTACTCACCCAGAACCAGTCCCGGAATCATCGGCCGCATGGTGCGCGGAATGTCGCCGCCGCCCGCCGACGCGGTCGCGGTCACACTGAACGTCGAAAGGCTTGCCAGTTC of Terriglobales bacterium contains these proteins:
- a CDS encoding DUF3891 family protein, which encodes MVLHPVLDEAPNSAGGCVPAWQVIERTQKQLANEYWLVTQPDHAALAGALASRMTAPGFPTVDPLVARAIEVHDSGWAIFDSEDRSGPAPIVNRRGKPVSFLEIEPADFLHAWTASIDRAESVCPAGGYTVSRHFCALGEGRLGARIDTPEDSALIQAFLHYEGKRRCHLQPLTGRSTGELENILLVLQFCDLLSLYLCCGASDAVEFPQPFAPGRIRARREKQVFILEPSPFRKTKDDAELSLAVEARRCPSRVAPNTTTLAFLLC